One Rhipicephalus microplus isolate Deutch F79 chromosome 4, USDA_Rmic, whole genome shotgun sequence genomic window carries:
- the LOC119171410 gene encoding chymotrypsin-like elastase family member 2A → MELLAAADCGVAARPTPVNESRIVGGTPTDIDQWPWQVSLHHRRPSSGAPGRRLCAASLVSASWLLTAAHCLLDPAAAEGTGRLLPSGLWLACRAGQCVRLRKLAVHAGFRRHNYTHDVALAELVQPLPLPARPICLPMSPSSGGSATVGRHCVITGWGARRPLVSRATKLQQASLPVLPWDLCRRAYPWAAALRRWLLCAGLWKGGRGPCHGDSGGPLQCQRSDGRWQLSGLVSWGAGCGRPGRPAVFVRVAAYRRWIRDATKRLQHQNQTTPRDKDSRQQVSPRNDTAARNFYFPALSLHAFVL, encoded by the exons ACTGCGGCGTCGCTGCGAGGCCCACGCCAGTGAACGAGAGCCGCATCGTGGGCGGAACACCAACCGACATCGACCAGTGGCCCTGGCAG GTGTCGCTGCACCATCGCCGTCCTTCGTCGGGAGCCCCCGGGCGTCGGCTGTGCGCTGCGAGCCTCGTGTCTGCGTCGTGGCTTCTGACCGCCGCGCACTGCCTGCTAGA TCCCGCAGCGGCCGAAGGAACAGGACGCTTGTTACCGTCAGGCCTGTGGCTCGCCTGCCGAGCGGGCCAGTGCGTGCGGCTGCGCAAGCTAGCAGTGCACGCGGGCTTTCGTCGCCACAACTACACGCACGACGTGGCACTGGCCGAGTTGGTGCAGCCACTGCCCCTTCCCGCTCGGCCCATCTGCCTGCCCATGTCGCCGTCCTCCGGAGGGTCCGCGACCGTCGGAAGGCACTGCGTCATCACCGGCTGGGGAGCTCGACGACCGCTGGTCAGCCGAGCCACGAAGCTGCAGCAGGCGTCGCTGCCGGTGCTGCCGTGGGACCTGTGCCGGCGAGCGTATCCGTGGGCTGCAGCTCTGCGTCGCTGGCTGCTATGCGCGGGACTCTGGAAGGGTGGCCGAGGGCCCTGTCAC GGTGACTCGGGAGGGCCACTTCAGTGCCAACGCAGCGATGGCCGCTGGCAGCTGTCCGGCCTCGTGTCCTGGGGCGCTGGCTGTGGCCGTCCCGGCCGGCCGGCCGTGTTCGTGCGCGTTGCTGCGTACCGCCGTTGGATTCGAGATGCGACCAAGCGCCTGCAGCACCAGAACCAGACTACGCCTCGCGACAAGGACAGTCGGCAGCAAGTTTCACCACGAAATGACACGGCCGCGAGGAACTTTTATTTTCCGGCGTTATCGCTGCACGCTTTTGTGCTCTAA